AATTTGAATTGTTTGCAGTGTGCCAAcataaaattacacacacatatatgtacacAGATGATTTGTTTCTCATTAACCTTGTAAAGATTTAACTCCTAAGCAACTGTAAGTCATGCATGTTCTCGTTTAGATGACACCTTAAAGAGCATCTGTTATGATATagtgtcttttgtttttatgatcTGCTCCTTTTATTACCATACAGGGGTATTAAAGGCTTTTTGTGATGTGCCCTAACCCATTTCTACCCATTTATATGTAAGACATTACCCCTTTTTCTGAAAACTCTTTGATATTCATGTTGATTCAAAACTAATTTGATTATGTAAATGTAGTATGGTTTCAGTGAGTTTGCTCAGCGTATCAGAGAGAGCATCCTCACAGAGACAAATTTTTACAGTTGGTCTCAGAAGGACAATTATAAGCTCTGGTAAAAACGCACCAATTTCACAAGCAAAATTAACGTGTCTCTGCGTGTAAGCGCTTGGGAACAGATGGTTTATCACAGGAAATGAGTTCTGTTTACGCTATGTGAGAGCTGTTTTAATGGTGCTGTTTGTGCCTGACTGAGATTATTGACAGCAGAGCCCACAGAAGATTCCAGAAACACAACAGGATGAAACAGCAACAGCACCACAGATGACCTGTCAGGAGCTTTGAGCCAAAGCGTCTTTTatactgatttaaaaagaaatcatATTTGCCTTTAATTGGGTCTTGCagtatgttatatttattgatGCTTgcaaataatatgaaaatgtttcatatttgttttattccaTTATGCAAATTACATGGAATACCATGAAATATTCAGAATTGTACAAAAGGCTTTCAAATGGTTGCAGAGCAGGGTTTGGTTTCCTTGTCTAATGTGTATCGCAGCTGAGTGTCTGCTGGCTGAGGACTCCGCAGTCTGTGATGTCCGAGTTACACTTGCTGCATTCACAGCTGAGGGCCACTGGGTAAGTGAAAACGGAGTCAGCCCTGGAAGGGCAGCCTTTAAACTCATAGGTCTCGTAGGTCCATTCTCTGAAGTTACAGGTGTTCTGGTAGGACAGCATCAGTGGGCTACGGTAAACACTTTCctgccaaaaaaagaaaacgtaTTTTAGTTCCCATTTACCTAGTGCAAGAGCAAGAATGAAtgtcatattaataaataaaaaagctatGAGAGAGTCATCAGTAGTAAACATTTGGAGTGGATCAATAAAAGTTCATTAAAGTTGTCCCAAGAACACATTTTGGTTtcaggttttaggacaactttgatgaaaggttttgatccacttcaaatgttgactactgtatattacttattatatatattagataATTTAATGTTGTtcaaaaaagtctcttatgcttactaaggctacatttatttgatcaaaaatacagtaaaaacagtaatattgtgaaatattacaatttgaaagaaCCATTTGCTATtttactatatgtgaccctggacgacaaaaccagtcttaagtgtcaattttttgaaattgaaatttatacatcatctgaaagctgattaaataagctttccattgatgtttggtttgttaggatctgacaatatttggccgagatacaactatttgaaaatctggaatctgagggtgcaaaagaatcaaaatattgagaaaatcacctttaaagttgtccaaatgaagttcttagcaatgcatattactaatcaaaaatgaagttttgatacttttacggtaagaaatttacaaaatatcttcatggaacatgatctttacttaatagcctaatgatttttggcataaaagaaaatcgataattttgacccatacaatgtatttttggctattgctacaaatataccccagcgacttaagactggttttgtggtccagggtcaaatattttaaagtgtaatttattcttgcAACGGCAGAGCTTaactttcagcatcattactcagtcttcaatgtcacatgatccttcagaaatcattctaatcggctgatttggtgcacaagaaacatttaaatgttgaaaacatttgcgccatttaatgtttttgtggaagccgtgacactactattcaaaagtttggggtaagaaTGTGTGGAAAATGAACacaatcaaaatgaaaatccaGGGCACTGTATAACTTTAAAATAGATAATGGTCAAGGCAATAATGACTAGGATGCATTCAGTTCATCAGAAACTACATTTATGTTACAAATACGTCTATTTTAaatatgctgttgttttgaattttttgttcatcaaagaatcctgggggAAAAAAGTACGATTTCCACAAAAAGCACATTAGACTGATTTTTCATGTGACAccaaagactggagtaatagctgctgaaatttcatatatataaattcacatATATGTCAAATGTGCACAAATCCATTTAAAAGAAAGGTTAGAAGAATATTACTTCATCCTACCTGTGTTTTGCAAAGCCCGGCACAAGCAGTGGTGTCAATTGTGAAGCAGCTGCCACATTCCTCACTTTCCACGGTTATGGAAATATTGGTGAGCCGACAGCTGGACCTGCATTCTGATCCTGCCCTCATTAGTGCTGGCAACAGCATCGCCATAACAACGAAGCGCATCCTCATCTGGGAATCAATGCGAAAGTGTGCAGCTAATCAAATACAGGTACGGCAGTGGGTAAAGTATTAGCATTGCATTTTGTATCCATCTTGGGCTTTATTgcataattaattcatttttgtaaaGGAAATCATATTAAAAGGACAATCTAACCACAGACCACACTAAACCAGCTCACACAGCCTGGATATAAACAAAAAGTTggctaaaatattattagttGAGCaaccaagattaataaattTAGATTTGGTTTGGGAAAAGCAAGTATCAAACACATTGCAATTGAAGTCAAACTACTGATATAAAGTTCATGctgatataaatataattgcTAAAGTTCATGTCAGTCCTACCTGCTGGAGTTTTGCTGAGACAATATCCTTTCACCTCAGTTCACATGGACACTTATACCCTCCTGTCAGACGTGATGCCCACATCTAGTTGAGAGCAGCCGTGTCTTATCATACTACTGCATTTGCTTTTGTGGAGGTGGCACAAATCCCCAAAAGCCCTGTGGCCATGGCATTCAGTCTGGAAGAGGCTTAGACAGAACAGGATCCATGTAAAGGCCACCACTGATGTTCTGCTTTTCAAGGTCAGTGTTCTGCAGCACAATTCCTGGATTG
The sequence above is a segment of the Onychostoma macrolepis isolate SWU-2019 chromosome 07, ASM1243209v1, whole genome shotgun sequence genome. Coding sequences within it:
- the fshb gene encoding follitropin subunit beta, whose protein sequence is MRMRFVVMAMLLPALMRAGSECRSSCRLTNISITVESEECGSCFTIDTTACAGLCKTQESVYRSPLMLSYQNTCNFREWTYETYEFKGCPSRADSVFTYPVALSCECSKCNSDITDCGVLSQQTLSCDTH